One stretch of Harmonia axyridis chromosome 1, icHarAxyr1.1, whole genome shotgun sequence DNA includes these proteins:
- the LOC123671648 gene encoding ras-like GTP-binding protein Rho1: MFNCCIQSEDSAKGPMAAIRKKLVIVGDGACGKTCLLIVFSKDQFPEVYVPTVFENYVADIEVDGKQVELALWDTAGQEDYDRLRPLSYPDTDVILMCFSVDSPDSLENIPEKWTPEVKHFCPNVPIILVGNKKDLRNDPNTIKELAKMRQEPVKPQDGRSMAEKINAFAYLECSAKSKEGVREVFETATRAALQVKKKRKNRCVLL, from the exons ATGTTTAACTGTTGTATACAATCAGAGGACTCCGCGAAAG GTCCAATGGCtgcaattagaaaaaaattggtaattgtTGGTGACGGTGCGTGCGGAAAAACATGTTTGCTTATAGTATTTAGCAAAGATCAATTTCCCGAAGTATATGTGCCCACCGTCTTCGAAAATTATGTGGCAGACATAGAGGTTGATGGAAAGCAAGTTGAGTTAGCATTATGGGATACAGCCGGTCAAGAAGACTACGATCGTCTTAGACCATTATCTTATCCTGATACTGATGTAATTCTTATGTGCTTCTCGGTGGACTCTCCGGATTCTCTTGAAAACATACCAGAGAAATGGACACCCGAAGTGAAGCACTTCTGCCCAAACGTGCCAATCATCCTTGTAGGTAATAAGAAAGATTTACGCAATGATCCCAATACTATAAAAGAATTAGCTAAAATGAGACAAGAACCAGTAAAGCCTCAAGATGGTCGTTCGATGGCAGAAAAAATTAATGCCTTTGCTTATTTAGAATGTTCAGCTAAAAGCAAAGAGGGAGTTAGAGAGGTTTTTGAGACAGCTACTCGGGCTGCTTTGCAGGTCAAAAAGAAGAGAAAGAATCGTTGTGTCTTGCTTTGA